The DNA region ACCGGTAgcacgcgtcgataggttgcaaacatgcattggtgcccttctcaaaacttgcaaattttacaaAACCCGAGACATGTggctcgatgtgacatggacgttcaggaaggacttgcgcgtcttgactcgaggcctcacctgatttcaagaAACTCAGTTGGGGCGTGGAAattcttcttagatcacttccggatagattaaccgatcatTCGgctttttagggttcttgacaaccctggaaggtcaAGGGGgtcggttagcgccggtcataggccgaggtggcccgtaccgcgtaatctttttttttcgaaaatgattttcacctcaagggcaaaatcgtctatttgcaacttagcgacacccctagggttagaatgagagaaacactaTGGTATCAaggtagggatgggctacctgtctAGGCGTCAGTTCGTTTGCGTAGCCCGCTTTATTtgaccgatgagtttttgttattctagcatagtctcaGGAAGTTAGTCTgggtggattggctcaaaatacaaataccggactaattgtgtacTTGGTTAAGACAAAAACGGGCAATAGCGGGGTAGGCACTGGGTTCTAGGATTTACGAGCGGAATCCATATACAGTAATAACTTGTAATAATCGTAGTGTCACAATATAAAACAAtcataaaagcaatccacaaacacaagacttgacTATAGACGCCACGTATGTCAGGTCCtcggaaaataatgccaaatgcgaaatacctttCCGAGGCAATCCTTGATCAATTCACATCCTGTACCCACTTTGtctgttttagggtaggatttgcatgccaagatatctcggttaataatcggttaattcacgtaaattcggcaataacaaaacctcattgtttgtttatttgtgccaGTTTGTCACATgattgcacttgtttgttatgcggatcaagcccgatcctttaggatacgatccatatggggtccaacgccccaatcgtagatcaTGGGGTCTAATCCCCTAATACTGAGcacgcatcttaatttcaattctagtcttttcaaaccacacggtgagcacgagtggaataataaccgaatgcgaaccgatcAAGATTCAgttgttataatttgtatttcatttatttgagagaataatgtaaggatttatgttgtacatttattcatgtaagaatcccggtcggagagtggacggtcgcagtgtttcttcgaatttacggtgtcaaaacacgTAAGACAAGTGGAACtcaattaagcggtaattaaattaaaatggcaaacctagacgagctagagtaccgatagggcgtgcgagatataggctcgtatgtaacagaaccctcgaattcggaaccttttttttcgtagaccatatgccttagcaattaggtgtattccgtacccctagacctggatGACTTGCCGGctctcgactttcgggtcgtaaaatgacaagtgacgactccttctcacgtgcgtccatcGCGCGTctccgggaaggtggacactcccaagtcgcgttgcataggcgtgcgcatgcgtgccccgacgagacgaaatttaGGTGcgcacaatatatatatatatagatagaggAGGGATTTAGCCTTCAGCaatgtaaataatatattaatgattAAATGATTAATATAACCAATCATTATATCTaatgattaaattaatattaattatttaattatcagTTTTAAATCATCGAACTTCTTTTAAGTTTTATTGATTTTGATTCTTTTCGCGGGTCGCAATTTCCAAGCCCGCTGTTtaacattattatttaatttatgataTAAGCAACTGATTGATAATTAAATGCCAACCCCTAGCTATTACATATAATAACAACTAAAATAGACATATTTATTATAGGAGTCTTGTACTTTCAGCAAATTTTCActataaaaaatatcaatagAATAATGCGAAAAACAGTATGAAGACTGGTCAAAATATCCTCTTTCATCTCTGCTGCCAAAACAGAAAACACTAACTCCAACAACCTTCACTGGTAAGTCTGTCTTCGGGCAAGTGCGTCTAGCACCACCGCCATCGAGATTGGACAACTAGGGCAGTCCTCTCTCTCCCGGAAGTTTTTCGTGCTCGGTGGTTCCCTCCCTCTTTACGtttctcttccttccttcctcagACACGGTGACGGTGTTTTAGGGGTTTTTTCGGTGTTTGCATTCACGGTGGCTGGTTCATCTCGTCAGCAACCGTCAGATGTGGTCGTACATCTCGGCAGTGGACTCGCCGGTCGTCCATAGACTCAATTCCTGAGTTGTTCATGCCCTTCCGCGCATTCTCTTCCTCGAAGGCACTCCCAGCACGCTCCTTAACATCAGCAGGCTCCTCGTCGATCTAAGGCAGAGGCGATGTTTGATGGTGTCCCGGGCATTGGTGTGTGTGGTGGTGACCTCCCGCTCCTCGCCAGTGGTTGCACCCTCTCTCCCTTCGATTAGATCTAGGGCGGAGAGTGCAGTTGACAGCCCGAATTACCTTTGATCTGTTTGATCCGATCCAAGCATGAACCGACCCGACTCGATTCTACAAAATTTTGGCCCAACCCGATCATCCATTGCTTATTGACATCACCCTCCCCAACGCCACAGCTTGTCTGATTAACCCTTCCCTCCCCTCCGATGGTGGCTTCTCATCTACGGCTTCTCTGCCCCTGTGATAATATCCTCGTCCATCTTGACAAGCGATCGCACTGCTAGTCCATTAGTCCTACTTCCCGACTACAAAATCGACTTTACGGCTTGCCCCTTTATGTTGGTCTTTGCAAGTCTTAGCTCTACTGTCGTAATCATTGGTTTGAACCGATCAAGGGGCCTTGGGCTTCCTTAGTTTGATCACTTAGGGATTGGGCTATTGTAATCTTTGGGCTAAACTGATTCAGAGGCCTTAGGCTTCGTTGGTTTGATTACTTAGGGATTCGATAGACTGATTATGTCTGTTGGTTGCGATTGTTAGTAAGATCTTGCACTTGGATACTGGCCCGAGACATCCTACCTACTCCACTCTAATATGGAGTGAAATTTCATCGTGGATTTAGGATGTTCTTCTTCCCCATTACTATCGGGGTCCACAATGAAAGTTTCGTTAGTAGGTTTTGATCAGTGCTCACGATTTCAAGATAACAAACTACAATTGCATTCTATCATGTCTGATGTTTTCATGATTATCCTTTGTAGCTTGCCCCGACGGAGAAACCGTTTGTTTCGCTCTTGTAATCTCTGATCGAACATTTTATCTTGTATATGTTTTTGATGTGTATTAATAAAGGATCCACTTAACTgcttgagcaaaaaaaaaaaaaaggtatgaAGACTAGGAGTTTTCACTACAGAATTTTTACTAATGGAAAAGTGTCATAATTCTACACTGAATGTAATTCATCTGTCAATGAAGCCTTTATTTTGTGAGTGTAAAACATAACATCGATATTGTTGGGGAAGCGTGTTGATTTGAGAAATTTAGACAGAGAAGACAGGAGGGAAAACATCGGAATATATGTCAAAACCTTTAAATTGAGGAAAACATCTATAGACAAAGTGTGAAGATTCCAATAGATCAATAAAACAAGATATTACAATTTCGAGATCACACTCGCATTTCCCAACCCTTAATACAAAACGCAATCCAAGATGAGCCTTACAACCATCTCAATTCTCATGACAAGTCATGTATTCTCTCGGATTTACTCTTTTAGAGTCTCTAGGTTCCATAGAGTGAGAACGTGATACATATTGAGAGGATTATGAGACTCATCTCGAGTTGGATCTCGTAACGAGGGTTGTGAAACATGAATGTGATCGTGAAATTGTAATCTCCAATTTAATCGTTTTAGTGTAATCTTCATACTTTGTTTGTGAATATTTCTCTCAGTTTAGAGGATTTTACCACATATATCTTGGtattctttcttctctcttgtTGGTCTAAATTCCTCGATATCGATACCCTTTCTCAAactaatatttcatatatatatatatatatatattttcagtaTGAATCCTGGAATTAGAAAGCCTAATGAGCTGCGATTAATTTTGGGTCAACTCActaagggtaaaactttttcaatataaatttacaccaattttatatgccataaatatatgtatatcacaTTAATTGCAGAACcaaaaggagggaaaaaagaaaaaaagcacCACAactattttgtatttattccGAAAAACAgtcaaagaaaatgaaatgagaAATGGCATTAAAAGAGAGCCACCAACCACTCCTCTAAGAGCATTTCCCATTTCCTACTGATGTTTCTGTGGATACTGAATATGTATCCCAACTTCGTACTTGTAAATGCACTTAGGACCCTGTAGGACAATTGGTACAGCCCCGCTCTCCGCCTGCAAGACGAACAATTCCCGGGTCCCCTGGGCGCTGACATGTGCGGATGAAGGTACAGGTGTAACATGAACTCATTAGCTGAAGGCACAGGCTCCTTCTTCGCCAGCGTCTTGGATTCTTTGGGTGGCTTTATTGATGATCCGGATGCTACGGGAGGTGGTTCCTTGGCCTTCTCCTCATCCTTGTGGCCAGCCCACTTCTCGAGGAAGATGTAAACCAATGCCAAGAAAATCAGAGCAGCGGCAACTGATCCGACGATGACCCACGTCGAGACTTTGTTGGACAGTGAAGACGGGTCAGAAGGCAGCCAGGGGATCCCCCATGTTGGCGGGGAGTAATAACAAGGGAACTGGGGGTTCGTCTGAGGACACGGATCCATGATAAAGATTTCGAAGTGAGAATGAGGtgtcttcagttttgggtacTAGTAGCAAATCATCTCCATCAATATTGAGACCGTCAGTTCAGTGTCTTAAACAGATCCATCGTCTACTTTATTTTATGTGATAGACCGGAGAGGTTAAATTAGTTGGGTCAACTCGTCAACTTAATTAAAGTTTGAGCTTATTTCATGTCATGTGGGTTTCTGCTTCGCGGTAACTACGACCCAAGGGAACCTACCACTTGCTTTAATtctctttttaatttgtttctatttatttaataatctacTTATTTGTTAGGTAGAGCCGTAGGTGATATGGCTAccgactatatatatgtatataaatgaattaatatatatggaaattcatatatactattaatgttatagagattaaaaCATGAACAaagatgaatttttatttcattaaaccTATGGGCCTCCTGGTAACTGACAAAAAGACACGGACAAAGTTCCATAAAAACATTGAATactggaattttttttttttttatgaaaggATCAGTCTGGTGGATCaaatcatataatttttttgttcacTCTAATCCTTACAATCGGGTTAAGAGGTAGTCCAACTTTAGGCCGTGGGCTCCTTCGGCCCAACAGTCCAATATAAACTATAGGACAAAGCTAGTGTGTATCTGCCATTGGTACGAGATCTCCTCGTATCATTTGTCATGACGGTTGGAATTACTCTTGACCATCATATCGTTGCCATAACTGTTGGAATTACTCTAACTGTGATATCAGGGCTAACCCACATAAGCTAGCTAGTGTCCATTCGATAAGCCAATATCTATACGAGCCACTAGTTGTGTAAGATCGGACATTTTCTCCCCCAATTACACAATTTTAGGATATGCCTGTCCAGGGGTTGAAGTCAAGTTCGAGTGAAAAATAGCCGATCAAGTTTGAGAATATTAGAAAAACGGAACAGTTTAAAAATTATCGTCTTGGAAGATAAATTCATCGCAAACGTCAACCAACTGCATGTTCAACAACCTACGCTCGTTTGGTCATATTCCTaggatatatacatatacatatatatatatatataacggaACTTGAAATACCACAAAGagttaatattataaaagaatCATGCTTATGTGGAAGCATATGCATGGATCATGACCAAAGTTGGGCAACCACCTTCATCCATtgattatatatcatatatttgaTCGAGCATGTATAAGTTTCTTGCTTCATGAAGCATAAAATACACGAACTTCCATGGCACTTGATGCCAAAAAATTTGCTTCATCTTCCTCACCTACAATCCCATTAATACCCACCAAATCTCCTACACTCGCGGCAAGTTCGCCAAAAAACTCCCATCAGAAATGAGCAGATCCGAGTCCCTAGTTGGGGCGAGGTACATGATTCGCACCCATGAATGGCCGGATCCCGATTCTCAACTTGGAAACATGTCAGTGCACGGTGAGGCCCAGAGGCACAGGGGAAGGGTGTGTATGGACCCGTCCTGGGTCGTGGACGGTATTTCATGCAGGCAGATGTACCTGAGGAGCTATCCTTTCTctagggaggaggaggaggagacaTTCCAAGACAAGATCAGGAAGTGCTTGGGGAGTCTGAGGAAGAGAGTGGCTCATAGGAAGCTGGAGGTGTTGAGGAGGGCTAGGGACGTCTCCGACATTGTCCTGTTTTCAATCTGCAGCCGTTTGCTTTCTTGCACAGCCAAAGTCAATATGGCGAGTCAGTAGTTCATGCTAGAATAAGCTATTTCTCGGTCTTATATATGGTCTGTTGGTCATTTCCATTCTTTCGCTACTTAAGATCCACTGTAGTTGATACTTGTGTTTCTCTTGATCGTACATTCTTGTTGATACGATAATTTGATTGACCAAGGTCTAATAACAACCAAAATCAACCGAGACCAGTTCATTTAGATGGAGAAACATCAACGGGCAAGTATAACTTTCGATGAATGCACACAAAGTAAAGAGGACATCAGTACATACTGCATGTAAGTTCAACAGTCTAGATTTTGAAGAACGAAAGCCAAAGGAACAGGCTTCCCCAGCGTTGGTCTTCAGTTCTCCCTCTATAAAAATCCGAATACCATGATCTTGGAATCTATGGAAAGCTGAAAGCACGACCTATGTTATAGAAACAAACGGAAAGTCAAAAATGAGGAAATAAGTTTGAAAGGCAGGTCGAATTCTGGTGTTCATCATGATTCTCATAAACTTTGAATCGCCATATCTTTCAAGCTGTTAAACAGAATCAAGCTCCATAGAATCCTAAGGCTTTCTAATGATCAGGGGAGTCTAATTACATGAGAAATTCGACCAGAAATCATCTCGACAACAGTCAGCCGTTAACGACCCCGAATGAGCTTTCTTTCTCTACCAATCCACCCATGCCAACAAAACCGATAAAAATCGCTGAGAACTCAAACAAAGACGAATGAATACAGTGCTCCTTGGGTCGAGAAACCCTGCATGACGAGTTGAGCATGCGCCGTTGGTCACAGTGTCACATCTACggcctcctctctctctctctcacacacacactcaTCTCTGTTGCAGAGTCGGCAGAAGGAATGAGATGAGCTGCTTCCAAATTTCTGACCATCTCTTTTTCTTGCCTTATTTCTCCTCAGAAGCGTTTGAAAGGCAAGCTACAATTGCCCTAACAAtcattctgatcttctccattAGCCCCTTAAAAGCTTTTCATTTCAATTCGTTTCCTTTCTAGTTTGGTCCTCCCACAATCCTTAATAGACCCTAGCACTAGTCTGGGGTATTGCAATCCCTAGAAGAACCGAAGGATATTTGAGGACTTTGAAAATCCGTTCTCTTCTACGCTTGGGGCCTCTGTTTCTGCTTGGTTTCAACGACCTTTTGCTATTTATGGAGTTTCTCATTCTTTATCCGATTTGTATGCGTACTTAATTAGggccctttcttttttattcttcagTCTTTCTGTCTTTAGCTCATTTGTGGTATACATATGCATGTACTTTCTTCACTCATACTTGAATTCTTATTATtcatataagaaaaaagatcACATCCCTAGAAGTTCtaaattctaatatatatatatatatataatacacagAAGACATAGTACAATATAATAACTTCCCTAGAAGTTCTGAtagaatatacatatacagGAGTCTTCTTCTACTGTCAGTAAGTAATTATCATGACCGGCGACACTTTTTactataaaaattttcaattgagAAATGTCATAAATAGTACGAAGACCCTTCCCCCACGGATCATGTCCAGCCGAATCCGGCACGATCAGACTGTCCAACCTGCCTAAAAAAACCGGGAGTGGAGTTCCAGGTCATCCTTGCCTTTGCAATCTACTACACGACTTCGAACAACCCCTCCCCCACGGATGGGAAATTCAACGTCTTCTGAGGGACCACCACCTCTCCCGTTCCGACATCTCCTCGATGAAGCAAAAGCATCCCAATGTTAAGTTTGCAGTCAGCTGGGAGGGGACAGTGTTGCTGGCGGCTATGCATACTTTGCGCCAAAATTGACCAAGTCctgggttacaaatgcagtcATCGATCACGAGGATGGTCAGAGAGTTCGACTCGGATGGGATAGACATCGACTATGAGCACTTCAAGGCTAGCCCCAAGGTCTTTGCACAATGCATTGGACAATTCAGAACCCTACTCCTGAAGAAGGACAAGGTAATTTCGTTCGCCTTGATCGCTCCCTATGATAGCGGTCCGGCTCAAGACCTGTACCAAGCCCTCTGGAAGAAGTACGGGCACCTGATAGATTACGTGAACTTCCAATTCTATGATTCCAATTCTATGAATACCATCGGATTGGGTTCTCGCAGTTCGGGGGGTATTTCAACCAACAGGCCCATAACTACAACGGGGGAATATTCTTGCGAGTTTTCAGAGTGGGGGAAGAAGTCACGGGCTCCACCCTTCTATGAGGCCCGCAAGGAGCTCAAGGGCCAGGGAAAGCTCGGGGGGATCTTCGTGTGGTGTGCGGAAGAATCGGTCAAGAGTCGGTTTCAGTACGAAAAGAAATCTCGGGAACTAGCTTCCTAATTAAACACTACAGCGTTTCTTAATTTTCGGGAGAATTACTTTTCCTTTATATTGAGTCTTACAAGTTTTATTTTGGTATTTCCAGTCCTAAACGTTTGCTCCATTAGATATTTATGATCCAAATAGTGACTAATCGTTAACTGGTGCTAATGTGAATTTAAACGGCGTTAAATCTTTTCCACccatatttaaaatatttacgtggaaattaaaaaaattacaacgatggtcctaaaagtttttcattttttgaaattgagtCTTATAAGTTCATTTTGGAAAAACACAGTCTTAAATTGTTTCAAAAAGTGACAGTTCTGGTTCATTTCATAACTGGCCATTAACAGACGATGATGTGGACTTAACGACGTGAAAAGGTTACGGCTAGCCGTTAATATGATACACATGGACCAACCATCGCACgctatttcaaaaaattcttCAAGATTAAAAAACATAGAAATTAGAaacgaaaatttaaaatttgaatgaGATTAACCaagattaaataaaaaaaattcaaaaaatttaatttgaaataattaaaaattttaaaaaattcaaaatattttaaaaaataataaaaatagaagaaaaattcagaaaattacataaattaattaaatttacaaaaaaggGCATGGTCATTGAAAGCTCTGGCCAGAGGAGCTCCCTTTCTGATCCTTCCCTCCTCCCTCACCTCTCTCTTTCGAAAGATCAGGGGTTGGGCTCCCCTGCCTCTTTGTGAGGCCACCAAGGGCTTAATAGCCTCCGACGACCTCATCGGGAAGGAGGACTAGCCTGAATAGCTCCCCCGATCTAGCCCTTCCCATTTCTGTTTTCCTTTTACGaactatttgtaatttttttgaacttttattttcattttcttaaattttctgaattttcttatttttaaaaattttcaaaattttttctataaatttaattaattatatttaatttttaaatattttttcaatataatgcattttttcttctatttttttaaaacttttaaaatgtttaactttttaatttttttaaatattcaaaaaattaatttcttttattttttacaaaaaaattagatttttatcttatttttattttattttggttaattttattcaaattttagttttttttttactttttatgttttcttttaaatcTTTAAGATGATTGGTCCGCATGTACCATATTAACAGATAGCCGTAACCATTTTCACTTTATTAAGTCCACATCATGGCTCGCTAATACCGATACGGAATGAACCAAAATTGTCACTTTTTGAAATGATTTAGGACtgtttttttacaaaattaaacttataggactcaagtttcaagaaaagaaaacttttaggactattgttgttattcttttaatttccacGTATGTATTATAAAGGGTTAATGACCCCAAAAAAATGAACTATGATTCATTCTTCAATTTTGGCACGAACTttatttttggtaaaaaaaaacacgAACTTTGATCTTCTTGTCATGTTAGGAATATGTGCCATTTTCCATCTATTTTGCTGGCTTGGCAGAAAATGGTATCTACATAGTAAATGGTGTCAtgccacttcaacaaaaaaaattaaagggaaaaaaagagagaaaggcATTTATTGAAGAAAAGGTGGGCCACCGCTCCTTAATTAGAGTCGTCGGTGACCCTAAAGGACATCGACGAGCCTAATCAAGGGAGTGATGGACGAAATCCAAGACCTATCGCTGGAATCGGGAGAATCGTCAAATTAGGGGTTCTCCTAATTTCGGCCAGTGAAGCTTTGATCCTAGCCACCACCCCTGGGGATTATCCTGATTTCGACGGATAGGGCCTTAATCCCAGCCACTACTCCCCGATTGATACGCTCTGAGGTCACGTATGACCTCAATTCAGTTTATCGTGGCTAGCTGGGGCTCTCACCCTTTCTTTGATCAAAgcatttctcttctttttttttcctttaaaatttttattatttttgctaacATGGGGTAACACCGATTGCCGTGTAGGCACTGTTGTCCGTCGCATCAGCAAAATGGATAGAAAATGACACATATGCCTaacttgacaaaaaaaattaaagttcgcatctttttttactaaaaaataaagttcgtACTAAAATTGAGAAAGTGGTCAAAGTTCATGCTTTTTTAGGTCATAAACCCTATTATAATACAGGTGAAAAAGATCTAACGTCGTTTACATCCACATTAACACCGGTTGATGGTTAATCATGATTTGGATCATAAGTGTCTAATCGAGCAAATGTTTAGGACTGGAAAAGACAAAAGTTAACTTATAGGACTCAATgtcaaaaaaaggaaaacttataggaccatttttgtaattcttgccttaattttcttcttcagaCATTTTGGGATTGCCAATATGAAGCATATGGGTGCCGAATAAGTTGTCCTGAACAATGTCAAGTTTATCAATCtggttatataaattaaatgctCTTTCCTCGTGGATTTGTTCAGTATCCTGTAAATTATCACATATTAGTGGTTTACGCTTCCGGAAATACTTGTAAATGCATACATGTGGTAATAAAATAGATT from Punica granatum isolate Tunisia-2019 chromosome 3, ASM765513v2, whole genome shotgun sequence includes:
- the LOC116200621 gene encoding uncharacterized protein LOC116200621, producing MSRSESLVGARYMIRTHEWPDPDSQLGNMSVHGEAQRHRGRVCMDPSWVVDGISCRQMYLRSYPFSREEEEETFQDKIRKCLGSLRKRVAHRKLEVLRRARDVSDIVLFSICSRLLSCTAKVNMASQ
- the LOC116200622 gene encoding chitinase 2-like — translated: MQSSITRMVREFDSDGIDIDYEHFKASPKVFAQCIGQFRTLLLKKDKVISFALIAPYDSGPAQDLYQALWKKYGHLIDYVNFQFYDSNSMNTIGLGSRSSGGISTNRPITTTGEYSCEFSEWGKKSRAPPFYEARKELKGQGKLGGIFVWCAEESVKSRFQYEKKSRELAS